One Neisseria sp. Marseille-Q5346 genomic region harbors:
- the guaA gene encoding glutamine-hydrolyzing GMP synthase, protein MTQDKILILDFGSQVTQLIARRVREAHVYCELHSFDMPLEEIKAFNPKGIILSGGPNSVYESDYQADTGIFDLGIPVLGICYGMQFMAHHLGGEVSPGNQREFGYAQVKTIDSELTRGIQDDAPNTLDVWMSHGDKVSKLPTGFSVIGDTPSCPIAMMENAEKQFYGIQFHPEVTHTKQGRALLNRFVLDICGAQPSWTMPNYIEEAVAKIREQVGSDEVILGLSGGVDSSVAAALIHRAIGDQLTCVFVDHGLLRLNEGKMVMDMFARNLGVRVIHVDAEEQFLAKLAGVTDPEKKRKIIGAEFIEVFDAEEKKLTNAKWLAQGTIYPDVIESAGAKTKKAHAIKSHHNVGGLPENMKLKLLEPLRDLFKDEVRELGVALGLPREMVYRHPFPGPGLGVRILGEVKKEYADLLRQADDIFIQELRNTTDENGTSWYDLTSQAFAVFLPVKSVGVMGDGRTYDYVVALRAVITSDFMTAHWAELPYSLLGRVSNRIINEVKGINRVVYDVSGKPPATIEWE, encoded by the coding sequence ATGACCCAAGACAAAATCCTTATTCTCGACTTCGGCTCGCAAGTTACCCAGCTGATCGCCCGCCGCGTGCGCGAAGCCCACGTTTACTGCGAACTGCATTCTTTCGACATGCCTTTGGAAGAAATCAAAGCCTTTAACCCGAAAGGCATCATCCTCTCCGGCGGCCCTAATTCCGTTTACGAATCCGATTATCAAGCCGATACCGGTATTTTTGATTTGGGCATTCCGGTCTTGGGCATCTGCTACGGCATGCAATTTATGGCGCACCACTTGGGCGGCGAAGTTAGCCCGGGCAACCAACGCGAATTCGGTTATGCGCAAGTTAAAACCATCGACAGCGAGCTGACACGCGGCATTCAAGACGATGCGCCTAATACGCTCGACGTATGGATGAGTCATGGCGATAAAGTTTCCAAACTGCCTACCGGCTTCTCTGTTATCGGCGACACCCCGTCTTGCCCGATTGCCATGATGGAAAATGCTGAGAAACAATTCTACGGTATCCAATTCCACCCTGAAGTGACCCACACCAAACAAGGCCGCGCGTTGTTGAACCGCTTTGTCTTGGATATTTGCGGCGCACAACCAAGCTGGACCATGCCGAACTACATCGAAGAAGCTGTTGCCAAAATCCGCGAACAAGTTGGTAGCGACGAAGTGATTTTAGGTTTGTCCGGCGGAGTGGACTCTTCCGTAGCGGCCGCGTTGATTCACCGCGCCATCGGCGACCAACTGACCTGCGTGTTTGTTGACCACGGTCTGTTGCGTTTGAACGAAGGCAAAATGGTGATGGACATGTTTGCCCGCAACTTGGGCGTACGCGTGATTCACGTTGATGCCGAAGAGCAGTTCTTGGCGAAACTTGCCGGCGTGACCGATCCGGAGAAAAAACGTAAAATCATCGGCGCAGAATTTATCGAAGTCTTTGACGCTGAAGAGAAAAAACTCACCAATGCCAAATGGTTGGCGCAAGGTACGATTTACCCTGACGTAATCGAATCCGCAGGCGCAAAAACCAAAAAAGCCCACGCCATCAAATCCCACCATAACGTTGGCGGCCTGCCTGAAAACATGAAGCTCAAATTGCTTGAACCTTTGCGCGACTTGTTCAAAGACGAAGTACGCGAATTGGGAGTCGCTTTGGGTCTGCCTCGCGAAATGGTATACCGTCATCCGTTCCCGGGCCCGGGTTTGGGCGTGCGTATCTTGGGCGAAGTGAAAAAAGAATACGCCGACTTGCTCCGTCAAGCAGACGATATTTTCATTCAAGAATTGCGCAATACTACCGATGAAAACGGTACATCTTGGTACGACCTGACCAGCCAAGCCTTTGCCGTATTCCTGCCCGTGAAATCCGTCGGCGTAATGGGCGACGGCCGTACTTACGATTACGTCGTTGCTTTGCGTGCTGTGATTACCAGCGACTTTATGACTGCGCACTGGGCTGAGTTGCCTTACTCGCTGCTTGGCCGTGTGTCCAACCGCATCATCAACGAAGTCAAAGGCATCAACCGCGTAGTTTATGATGTCAGCGGCAAACCGCCTGCCACGATTGAATGGGAATAA
- the dut gene encoding dUTP diphosphatase encodes MQTEVELKILNPKMADSLPAYATPGSAGLDLRACLDGAVVLQPGDVYLVPTGLAVHLANPAYAAVLLPRSGLGHKHGIVLGNLVGLIDSDYQGELKVSLWNRGKEAFTIEPMERIAQMVIVPVVQAAFKVVDEFAASERGEGGFGSTGKA; translated from the coding sequence ATGCAAACCGAAGTCGAACTGAAAATCTTAAATCCGAAAATGGCCGATTCCCTGCCTGCTTATGCAACGCCCGGTTCTGCCGGTTTGGACTTGCGTGCCTGCTTGGATGGAGCCGTTGTGTTGCAGCCGGGCGATGTATATCTCGTGCCGACCGGTTTGGCGGTGCATTTGGCCAACCCTGCGTATGCGGCCGTTTTGTTGCCGCGTTCCGGTTTGGGTCATAAACACGGTATTGTTTTGGGCAATTTGGTCGGTTTGATTGACTCGGATTATCAAGGAGAATTGAAGGTTTCTCTGTGGAACCGTGGTAAAGAAGCGTTTACCATCGAGCCGATGGAGCGCATCGCGCAAATGGTGATTGTGCCGGTTGTCCAAGCCGCGTTTAAGGTTGTGGACGAGTTTGCCGCCAGCGAGCGGGGTGAAGGCGGATTCGGCAGCACCGGCAAAGCCTGA
- the pdxH gene encoding pyridoxamine 5'-phosphate oxidase: protein MDLHNIREDYSKRELSEAECHADPIVQFEQWLNEAIHAEVNEPTAVNVAAVGEDGRPNSRMVLLKEVNPKGFVFFTNYHSRKGRSYTAHPFAAMTFFWPELERQVRVEGRIEKLDAAASDEYFESRPYTSRIGAWASAQSEVISSKAVLVAKAAAVGVKHPLHVPRPPHWGGYLVIPDRIEFWQGRPSRLHDRIQYRLVDGNWIRERLSP, encoded by the coding sequence ATGGATCTGCACAATATCCGCGAAGATTACAGCAAACGTGAGCTGTCGGAAGCCGAGTGCCACGCCGACCCGATTGTCCAATTCGAGCAATGGCTGAACGAAGCGATTCACGCCGAAGTCAACGAGCCGACCGCGGTCAACGTTGCCGCCGTGGGCGAAGACGGCAGACCCAACAGCCGCATGGTACTGCTGAAAGAAGTCAACCCTAAAGGCTTTGTTTTCTTTACCAATTACCACAGCCGAAAAGGCCGTTCCTATACGGCTCACCCTTTTGCCGCCATGACTTTTTTCTGGCCGGAACTTGAACGCCAAGTGCGCGTTGAAGGACGCATTGAAAAACTCGACGCCGCCGCTTCAGACGAATATTTTGAAAGCCGCCCATATACCAGCCGTATTGGCGCATGGGCAAGCGCGCAAAGCGAAGTGATTTCCAGCAAAGCCGTATTGGTGGCCAAGGCCGCGGCCGTCGGTGTCAAACACCCTCTGCATGTTCCCCGCCCGCCGCATTGGGGCGGCTATCTCGTCATCCCAGACCGCATCGAATTCTGGCAGGGCCGCCCCAGCCGCCTGCACGACCGCATCCAATACCGCCTGGTTGACGGCAACTGGATACGCGAACGCCTTTCGCCATAA
- a CDS encoding pseudouridine synthase: MSKQPSSKRQWRDGVSSTAKKPSKPAKSFANKKRPDDERKTSGKPYGQKVSDGPKAQNTAPKQRAAKAKKLVVRNPNQKIMEHARDLKERRSDLSRFEPERLQKVLAASGVGSRREMEEWISNGWVTVNGRVAQLGEKVTPDDHVTVKGSIIKLKWADRLPRIILYYKQEGEIVSRDDPQGRVSIFDRLPQAASSRWVAIGRLDINTSGLLILTTSGELVQRFAHPSFEVEREYAVRVLGELTTEQMRVLTEEGVMLEDGLAKVERIYEQGGEGANKWYNVVIKEGRNREVRRIFESQGLTVSRLVRVGFGPIGLPNRLKRGQFYELNPAEVANIIKWADMLLPGERRRKKS, encoded by the coding sequence ATGTCCAAACAGCCTTCCAGCAAACGCCAATGGCGCGACGGCGTATCGTCTACCGCCAAAAAACCTTCCAAACCGGCCAAATCCTTTGCCAATAAAAAACGTCCCGACGACGAGCGAAAAACATCAGGCAAACCTTACGGCCAAAAAGTTTCAGACGGCCCCAAAGCTCAAAATACCGCGCCAAAACAACGTGCTGCCAAAGCCAAAAAACTGGTGGTCCGCAATCCCAACCAAAAAATCATGGAGCACGCCCGCGATTTGAAAGAACGCCGCAGCGACCTTTCACGCTTCGAGCCCGAACGCCTGCAAAAAGTCCTGGCCGCTTCCGGTGTCGGCTCACGTCGCGAAATGGAAGAATGGATCAGCAACGGCTGGGTAACGGTCAACGGCCGCGTGGCCCAACTGGGCGAAAAAGTTACGCCCGACGACCACGTTACCGTCAAAGGCAGCATCATCAAACTCAAATGGGCCGACCGCCTGCCACGCATTATCCTCTACTACAAACAAGAAGGCGAAATCGTTTCCCGCGACGACCCGCAAGGCCGCGTCAGCATTTTCGACCGCCTGCCGCAAGCAGCCAGCAGCCGCTGGGTGGCCATCGGCCGTTTGGACATCAATACCAGCGGCCTTTTGATCCTGACCACTTCAGGCGAACTTGTTCAACGCTTTGCCCACCCCAGCTTTGAAGTAGAACGCGAATACGCCGTGCGCGTATTGGGCGAGTTGACCACCGAACAAATGCGCGTCCTGACCGAAGAAGGCGTCATGCTCGAAGACGGTTTGGCTAAAGTAGAACGCATCTACGAACAAGGCGGCGAAGGCGCAAACAAATGGTACAACGTCGTCATTAAAGAAGGCCGCAACCGCGAAGTACGCCGTATCTTTGAAAGCCAAGGCCTGACCGTCAGCCGCCTCGTCCGCGTAGGCTTCGGCCCTATCGGCCTGCCAAACCGCCTCAAACGAGGCCAGTTCTACGAACTCAATCCGGCAGAAGTCGCCAACATCATCAAATGGGCGGATATGCTGCTGCCGGGCGAACGTCGCCGGAAGAAAAGTTAA
- a CDS encoding adenylate/guanylate cyclase domain-containing protein produces MSEYDYIQGKNRVESILDNHMIIEKKKKLPVDGNFTFENGYRTWLTSIFIDIRDSSRLFTSKNQEETAKVIRAFISELIEILRDDDGFMLEIGIRGDCVYAIYNTPLKSDELKCADKTFYANTFINMFNKMLEQRGIDPIRVGIGMSTGCDLVIKTGRKGVGINEKVWIGKAVTEASNLSSLGDKDDYRRLMYSSLSYINFIDGLKARNSKKDVEKWFTSIDDPMPNIDIAYNASVIKPAFDEWINSNV; encoded by the coding sequence ATGTCAGAGTATGACTATATACAGGGAAAAAACCGAGTAGAAAGTATTCTAGATAATCATATGATCATAGAAAAAAAGAAAAAATTACCAGTAGATGGTAATTTTACTTTTGAAAATGGATACAGGACATGGTTAACCAGTATTTTTATAGATATTCGGGATTCAAGTAGATTATTTACAAGCAAGAATCAGGAGGAAACTGCAAAAGTAATCAGAGCATTTATTTCTGAACTGATTGAAATACTAAGAGATGATGATGGATTCATGCTTGAGATAGGTATTCGTGGGGATTGCGTTTATGCAATTTACAATACGCCTCTAAAAAGTGATGAATTGAAATGCGCAGATAAAACCTTCTATGCAAACACATTTATCAATATGTTTAATAAGATGTTAGAGCAAAGAGGGATTGATCCTATTCGAGTAGGAATAGGAATGTCAACAGGATGTGATTTAGTCATTAAAACAGGACGAAAAGGTGTTGGAATTAATGAAAAAGTATGGATTGGAAAAGCTGTTACTGAAGCATCTAATCTTTCGTCATTAGGAGATAAAGATGATTACCGTAGATTAATGTATTCATCGCTATCATATATTAATTTTATTGATGGATTAAAAGCTAGAAACAGTAAAAAAGATGTTGAAAAATGGTTTACATCTATAGACGATCCCATGCCTAATATAGATATTGCATATAATGCAAGTGTTATAAAACCTGCTTTTGATGAGTGGATTAATTCTAATGTATAA